A single Vigna radiata var. radiata cultivar VC1973A chromosome 8, Vradiata_ver6, whole genome shotgun sequence DNA region contains:
- the LOC106771506 gene encoding uncharacterized protein LOC106771506 — MAYVDEDGSSGSGEDVHMLDGHKRHQVVVPSGSGGRKRSRKANGDAIVDAMLEIAAASKMRANAILKNEDRFSISKCIKVLDELQGVDEQLYFLALDLFENNSSAREIFISLKGEKRLPWLQCKLSAPHS; from the coding sequence ATGGCGTATGTGGATGAGGATGGCTCTTCTGGCTCTGGTGAAGACGTGCATATGTTGGATGGACACAAGCGTCATCAGGTTGTTGTGCCGTCTGGTTCCGGTGGTCGGAAGCGGAGCCGCAAGGCTAACGGCGATGCCATTGTGGATGCCATGCTGGAGATTGCTGCTGCTTCAAAGATGAGGGCCAATGCAATTCTGAAGAATGAGGACAGGTTCTCCATAAGCAAGTGCATTAAGGTGTTGGATGAGTTGCAAGGTGTTGATGAACAGCTCTACTTTCTTGCCTTGGATTTGTTTGAGAACAACTCCAGTGCCCGTGAGATTTTCATCTCTCTCAAGGGTGAGAAGAGGTTGCCATGGTTGCAGTGCAAGTTGAGTGCCCCCCAtagttga